The genomic segment GGCGTTGAACAAtacaatatcatacaggcaggaattatatatacaatagtcGGACCAAACACTCGTAACGTCATGGGTTaagtttaattttttaatttattcaCATTGTTcacgttaagtaataattgtgatTGAAGTGTATTTGATAAAGTTCACACAAGAGACTACTACAGAACCAGACGTGATAATCAagcaggtggttatcttgaggttatcttgagatgatttcggggcttttttttttttttagtgtccccgcggcccggtcctcgaccaggcctccaccccccccccccaggaagcagcccgtgacagctgactaacacccaggtacctattttactgctaggtaagaggggcatagggtgaaagaaactctgcccattgtttctcaccggcgcctgggatcgaacccgggaccacaggatcacaagtccagcgtgctgtccgctcggccgaccggctgtacTGGAAGGGGAATTAAACTAACATCAGAATGATGTTGAATTTAAGAATGAATATTAAGAATGAATGAATCAGAATGAATATTAAGAATGAATGAATCAGAATGAATTTTATGAATGAATGAATCAGAATGAATTTTATGTATGAATGAATCAGAATGAATTTTATGTATGAATGAATCAGAATGAATTTTAAGAATGAATGAATCAGAATGAATTTTAAGAATGAATGAATCAGAATGAATTTTAAGAACGAATGAATCAGAATGAATTTTAAGAATGAATTAATCAGAatgaaatttaataataaaatgaactgacgaaggcctattggtccttacgatgcagctcttatttatatccactcaGACTCTTACAATATATGTCATTCCTTCCCCTTGAAGCAATTCAGCGATTCCACAAACGTTTTTACCCGGCAccatgttccataaatcaacaaccctctccccaaaccagtatttacccaggtctttttttaacctaaacttattcaatttatatacaTTGTTTCCAGTTCCTTGATATGAACCCCAAATAGGTTTATTTCAATGTTTGAACATACATAACAAACAGATGTAGGATAGTGTGATACGCCTATGAAATGAGTCATGAAGTGGTTAATAGACTTCAAAGCCAAAAATGTAAGATAACTGTAATTATAGAGGAAACAACAAAAAGTATTGAATATTATCAAATGAAAGAAAGAAGACTCTCTGAACCTGAGATAGAGAAGGATCTGCGATTGTATGCATCACCGAGTTTAGTACCACATGCTCAAAACGTATAACATCATCGGTAGATTCGAACCCAAGAAAAGTATTTCGTCATCTAGGGAAGGAGGCCACTAGGACATGTGCACGTCGTACCTGATTCCCGTTGTCGAGTATGACGCTCCATTGTTCGACCAACACATAAAGAAGCTTAAAGTCACATTAGAAACAGGTAAAGCAACGAGGCAAGTTGCACAGCTCAGTGGATCAAGCTATGTAGAAGATAAATCAGACAATAGCACCATAacaatacatacatgtatacaaacatacatatatatttacagaGGCCTGCAAACCAATTAAATAATTAAACTCCAATTTTCTCTCTCCTGAACACCGCTGTTGAATGTCAAATAACTTCAGTAATTATAATTCCCTTGTGACAGTTTAGGTTAAAAGGTGATAACTCGTCCCAGGGAGCACTAATACCCCGTTGACGGCTCCAGGGAGCACTAATACCCCGTTGACGGCTCCAGGGAGCACTAATACCCCGTTGTCGGCTCCAGGGAGCACTAATACACTGTTGACGGCTCCAGGGAGCACTAATACACTGTTGACGGCTCCAGGGAGCACTAATACACCGTTGACGGCTCCAGGGAGCACTAATACACTGTTGACGGCTCCAGGGAGCACTAATACACCGTAGACGGCTCCAGGGAGCACTAATACGCCGTTGACGGCTCCAGGGAGCACTAATACACCGTAGACGGCTCCAGGGAGCACTAATACGCCGTTGACGGCTCCAGGGAGCACTAATACACCGTTGACGGCTCTAGGGAGCACTAATACCCCGTTGACGGCTCCAGGGAGCACTAATACCCCGTTGACGGCTCCAGGGAGCACTAATACACCGTTGACGGCTCCAGGGAGCACTAATACACCGTTGACGGCTCCAGGGAGCACTAATACACTGTTGACGGCTCCAGGGAGCACTAATACACTGTTGACGGCTCCAGGGAGCACTAATACACCGTTGACGGCTCCAGGGAGCACTAATACCCCGTTGACGGCTCCAGGGAGCACTAATACACCGTTGACGGCTCCAGGGAGCACTAATACACCGTTGACGGCTCCAGGGAGCACTAATACACCGTTGACGGCTCCAGGGAGCACTAATACCCCGTTGACGGCTCCAGGGAGCACTAATACCCCGTTGACGGCTCCAGGGAGCACTAATACACCGTTGACGGCTCCAGGGAGCACTAATACCCCGTTGACGGCTCCAGGGAGCACTAATACACCGTTGACGGCTCCAGGGAGCACTAATACCCCGTAGACGGCTCCAGGGAGCACTAATACACCGTTGACGGCTCCAGGGAGCACTAATACACTGTTGACGGCTCCAGGGAGCACTAATACACCGTAGACGGCTCCAGGGAGCACTAATACCCCGTTGACGGCTCCAGGGAGCACTAATACACCGTTGACGGCTCCAGGGAGCACTAATACACTGTTGACGGCTCCAGGGAGCACTAATACACCGTAGACGGCTCCAGGGAGCACTAATACCCCGTTGACGGCTCCAGGGAGCACTAATACACCGTTGACGGCTCCAGGGAGCACTAATACACCGTAGACGGCTCCAGGGAGCACTAATACACTGTTGACGGCTCCAGGGAGCACTAATACACCGTAGACGGCTCCAGGGAGCACTAATACGCCGTTGACGGCTCCAGGGAGCACTAATACACCGTTGACGGCTCCAGGGAGCACTAATACACTGTTGACGGCTCCAGGGAGCACTAATACACCGTTGACGGCTCCAGGGAGCACTAATACGCCGTTGACGGCTCCAGGGAGCACTAATACCCCGTTGACGGCTCCAGGGAGCACTAATACACCGTTGACGGCTCCAGGGAGCACTAATACACCGTTGACGGCTCCAGGGAGCACTAATACCCCGTAGACGGCTCCAGGGAGCACTAATACACCGTAGACGGCTCCAGGGAGCACTAATACACCGTAGACGGCTCCAGGGAGCACTAATACACCGTTGACGGCTCCAGGGAGCACTAATACACCGTAGACGGCTCCAGGGAGCACTAATACACCGTTGACGGCTCCAGGGAGCACTAATACACCGTTGACGGCTCCAGGGAGCACTAATACACCGTAGACGGCTCCAGGGAGCACTAATACACTGTTGACGGCTCCAGGGAGCACTAATACACTGTTGACGGCTCCAGAGACTCACTACACCCAGGCACTTTCCACAAAATTGATCTTGTTAATGACTGCAGCCTTTATCTGCGTGTAATTGTGTAGTTAATCACCTGTAATGGCTACCTCATAGGCTAACTTACTGCTCTGACTAAAGACTAACTACCCGGAGAGCTGTAAACTGCTCTGATTATACTTATTCATCTCGTTGCTCCTCTTAAATGCTATAAATATctttaaaattaatggtaataaaTCAGTAATTTATAAATCAGATATATAAGTCTCGCTTGAGAAATATATATTTCCAGCTAAGCAACTTAAATTTGGCATATAAAAAACTGCTGCTTAgggcttttttttggggggggagccggtcggctgagcggacagcacgcgggacttgtgatcctgtggtcctgggttcgatcccaggcgccggcgagaaacaatgggcagagtttctttcaccctatgcccctcttacctagcagtaaaataggtacctgggtgttagtcagctgtcacgggctgcttcctgggggtggaggcctggtcgaggaccgggccgcggggacactaaaaagcctcgaaataatctcaagataacctcaagataaggaggAGTAGATAATATATGCATGTTTCATCTTATTTTAAACTTTGAGACGGGCGTCTTTGTTTTGTTGAAATCTGGATCATTACAGCTTAACAAAAACGCTCCAAGACTCAGACAGTTTCTCATATTTTTCTGATTCTCTGACAGAATTCTGGAGGCGGCGGCGTTCGTGGATGCTGCTAGACTCTCAACGGTGTTCAGGTCAGATTTTACAGTTTTCGTAGAAATTTTTGTTATGCCTTTTGCATACTTCCTTTGTCATCACTCTTAGGTTTGTTTAATACATTTGTAtatgtgtgtttgtatttgtgtatgtatgtatatctatgaatatatatatgtttaattaATACAAATGTGCAAAGTGGAGTTATACATATACTTCATTACACATTCTCCCCAAACACATGTTCTccaaaagtccccccccccccccccacgcaacAATAGAAAGAACCCCAACCAAACACCCCCATCAAACAACTGCTCGCCAAACACCCACATCAAACAACTGCTCGCCAAACACCCACATCAAACACCCACGCCAACTCTTCCCTTGACCTGATAAGAGAGATCATTACTGCCAATATATAGTTAAAATGATGCATTTTCTGATTTAATTAGTGGATTTTCTGgagtttaatttttatttatagtgAGCAAATTATAAAAAATAACTGATGGGGGTCCGATATTCCTTATTTCATTTGAATAAGAATTTAATTCGATAGCCTAGTAAAGATATGCCGGAATATCATATGGTGGATTTTATATGTATTTTACTGTTGGAGATTTTAATAAGTTATtgtactgagagagagagggggggggggtgtaggggtagGGAGAGAAATATCagaggaaagcaccaagccatttcaactatatagcactgggaaggggtcagaataaggatttgggatgggacgggggaaaggaatggtgtccaaccacttggacggtcggggattgaacgccgacctgcaggaaagaagaccgtcgctctaccgtccagcccaagtggctgggggacagacagagacaaaagaCACACTTCCTACCTCTTGTCGTGGGCCATTAactttaatagcaataaactttgTCTTACCGGACgatgtaaaacacacacacacacacacacacacacacatacacacacacacacacacacacacacacatacagagccTGGTAGGGCCAGGGGGTCTGgtagcctagtggatagcgcgcaggactcgtaattctgtggcgcgggttcgattcccgcaccaggcagaaacaatgtgcaaagtttctttcaccctgaatgccccctgttacctaccagtaaataggtaccagggagttagtcagctgtcacgggctgcttcctggtgtgtgtgtgtgtgtgtgtgtgtgtgtgtgtgtgtgtgtgtgtgtgatgtggagagagagagagaaaaaaaaagtagttagtaaacagttgattgacagttgagtggcgggccgaaagagcagagctcaacccccgcaaacacaactaggtgaatacacacacacacacacacacacacacacacacacacacacacacacacacacacacacacacacacacacacacacacacacacacacacacacacacacacagacacacacacacacagacacacacagacacacacacacacacacacacacacacacacacacacacacacacacactctctctctctctctcgaagctGTGATTACCTTGGTGACAAGAGACCAGTTAACAAGAAGGCGGATGAACAAGAGATGGATGAATTAAGAGAGGACGAATGACAagagaagaagatgaagaagagaaagaacaaaaacaacaacatgggTACTCGACTCTTCTTACGAAACCCTTGTGATATATACTGAACTTGTCTGTCTTCTAGTTAACTTACGTGATTGTTGCTAATACAACACAAACCTCATCTCCGACTGTCATGCAGTTCGCTTGTCTTATTTGTCAGTCCGTCAGCATTTGTATACCACACTTGTAGGTCCTTTAGCACAGTACCAGCAGCTGTTTTAGTCGCCTGCTGTCAAGGGAGGTCTTTGACTGGTCTCAGCTTGATTCTAGACATCAGCTAAAAGCTTGATTCTAGACATCAGCTAAAAGCTTGATTCAAGACATCAGCTATAAGCTTGAGTGCCCTTGGGGTTTAGTGAATCAGGTCTTACTGTTACATTAGGTAGTTGGCGTGTGGGTCTGGAGAGTAGAGATTTGAGGATAGGATTAGGGTAGAAGGATGGGGGATGTGTGGAATAGGTGCCAGTGTCAGTAATAATTTAGGAAGGGAGAGTTCTGGAAATTGGTGCGGGAGTTGTATACTGAATATAGCGTACAGGATCAGGGAAAAATTGGGCAGGAGAGTTTGAATAGGGGAAGATGgctgaggggaagggggaggggaaactAGGGTGGAATTATTTTGTATGTTGACCGATGATAAGTGGACAGTttatgtgctgtgtgtgtgtgtgtgtactcacctagttgtgcttacgggggttgagctttggctctttgttcccgcctatcGGGACCTagaccgaagctctatcgactgagctacgagcaATTTCGATAGAGTTTCGGCTTCACACACGTgaggggccagggttcgagtctcccagaACCCTAGTGAATATAATGTTTATTTCCACCGTAGTGAATGACAATTTATGTTATATTCAGAATAGCATGCCTAATATTTTGAGCTAGAAGAGAAGTGAAGCAAATCGACCCAAAAGTCCCCTAAGTACAGAGTCATGCACTCCACGCGGTTCTCTAATTTAATAACGTTATGTTACATAAAGTATAACAAACTCCTGGAATATTATTTCATATGTATATTTGCTACGTTCTGTAACAGTGTGCCATAAAAGTCATCGAACAAATGGGCAAATAATTTCAGCTCGGCTTTTAAAAGGTTCTTTCAACAATATGATTTTAAGTTTCAGCAAATTACGTGATTACAGCGGCAGTAATACCGACGCACTCTATGTAATCCCTGTAATCCATGGGGAGAGTACAGGGGTTTTATATGTACCTATTGATAGTTTCACGTGAGACTGGAGAATGATAAATGATGAATGATTTATAACTGAATATGTGTATCAAACTGTATGTTGTTAAGTGAACTACGAATATCACGTCACggggaaacatatatatatataaaaatataacatGAAACTGCAAAGAGCATGACAAGGATAAGAATTTGTTTTGTATGCACAAAACAAATGCATACAATCCAACAAAGACACGCAGCTCAACACAACAGAGCTTGACAACAAAACAAGGactcacaatacaacacaacaagaacacaatacaacacacaacatacaacAAGAACAAACATCCCAAGGAAACAAATAACTGTAGCAAACACAAAACAAATACACCACACATGAAGTTGACGAAAATCCAGTCACACATACATCAAATTAATGTGAGCGTGACAGTCGTTAGTGGTGGTTAATAGTGTCATGTTTACCTTGTTATTAGGGTCTAACAGCCCCTTAAGAGCGCTGTGAGAGGCCCTTACAGAGGGCCATCAAAGTGGATAAttaccaccacctcaccaggaaGGTAAATACTCTCAATATATTATGTCTGGAGCATTATAGAAGCATGATAATCAGTCTGGAGCATTATAGAAGCGTGGTGACCAGTCTGGAGCATTATAAAAGCATGATGATCAGTCTGGAGCATTATAGAAGCGTGGTGACCAGTCTGGAGCATTATAGAAGCATGATGATTAGTCTGGAGCATTATAGAAGCGTGGTGATCAGTCTGGAGCATTATAGAAGCGTGGTGACCAGTCTGGAGCATTATAGAAGCGTGGTGATCAGTCTGGAGCATTATAGAAGCGTGGTGACCAGTCTGGAGCATTATAGAAGCGTGGTGACCAGTCTGGAGCATTATAGAAGCATGATGATCAGTCTGGAGCATTATAGAAGCGTGGTGACCAGTCTGGAGCATTATAAAAGCATGATGATCAGTCTGGAGCATTATAGAAGCGTGGTGACCAGTCTGGAGCATTATAGAAGCATGATGATTAGTTTGGAGCATTATAGAAGCGTGGTGATCAGTCTGGAGCATTATAGAAGCGTGGTGATCAGTCTGGAGCATTATAAAAGCATGATGATCAGTCTGGAGCATTATAGAAGCGTGGTGACCAGTCTGGAGCATTATAGAAGCATGATGATTAGTCTGGAGCATTATAGAAGCGTGGTGATCAGTCTGGAGCATTATAGAAGCGTGGTGACCAGTCTGGAGCATTATAAAAGCATGATGATCAGTCTGGAGCATTATAGAAGCGTGGTGACCAGTCTGGAGCATTATAGAAGCATGATGATTAGTCTGGAGCATTATAGAAGCGTGGTGATCAGTCTGGAGCATTATAGAAGCGTGGTGATAAGTCTGGAGCATTATAGAAGCGTGGTGATCAGTCTGGAGCATTATAGAAGCGTGGTGACCAGTCTGGAGCATTATAAAAGCATGATGATCAGTCTGGAGCATTATAGAAGCGTGGTGACCAGTCTGGAGCATTATAGAAGCATGATGATTAGTCTGGAGCATTATAGAAGCGTGGTGATCAGTCTGGAGCATTATAGAAGCGTGGTGACCAGTCTGGAGCATTATAAAAGCATGATGATCAGTCTGGAGCATTATAGAAGCGTGGTGACCAGTCTGGAGCATTATAGAAGCATGATGATTAGTCTGGAGCATTATAGAAGCGTGGTGATCAGTCTGGAGCATTATAGAAGCGTGGTGATAAGTCTGGAGCATTATAGAAGCATGATGATTAGTCTGGAGCATTATAGAAGCGTGGTGAGCAGT from the Procambarus clarkii isolate CNS0578487 chromosome 69, FALCON_Pclarkii_2.0, whole genome shotgun sequence genome contains:
- the LOC123772252 gene encoding glutamine-rich protein 2-like, which gives rise to MTVGDEVCVVLATITVLVLPGAVNSVLVLPGAVYGVLVLPGAVNGVLVLPGAVNGVLVLPGAVYGVLVLPGAVNGVLVLPGAVYGVLVLPGAVYGVLVLPGAVYGVLVLPGAVNGVLVLPGAVNGVLVLPGAVNGVLVLPGAVNGVLVLPGAVNGVLVLPGAVNSVLVLPGAVNGVLVLPGAVNGVLVLPGAVYGVLVLPGAVNSVLVLPGAVYGVLVLPGAVNGVLVLPGAVNGVLVLPGAVYGVLVLPGAVNSVLVLPGAVNGVLVLPGAVNGVLVLPGAVYGVLVLPGAVNSVLVLPGAVNGVLVLPGAVYGVLVLPGAVNGVLVLPGAVNGVLVLPGAVNGVLVLPGAVNGVLVLPGAVNGVLVLPGAVNGVLVLPGAVNGVLVLPGAVNGVLVLPGAVNGVLVLPGAVNGVLVLPGAVNSVLVLPGAVNSVLVLPGAVNGVLVLPGAVNGVLVLPGAVNGVLVLPGAVNGVLVLPRAVNGVLVLPGAVNGVLVLPGAVYGVLVLPGAVNGVLVLPGAVYGVLVLPGAVNSVLVLPGAVNGVLVLPGAVNSVLVLPGAVNSVLVLPGADNGVLVLPGAVNGVLVLPGAVNGTEKQTFQQTGKQPLMQTDEQRRTQTGLCSPGSVAPPTPTSQQVTITGLIRHSAHTSENKGGEEGSVPTGLDNSPGLENSPGLENSPGLK
- the LOC138355874 gene encoding abnormal spindle-like microcephaly-associated protein homolog, translating into MLQTGHHASIMLQTNHHASIMLQTAHHASIMLQTNHHASIMLQTYHHASIMLQTDHHASIMLQTNHHASIMLQTGHHASIMLQTDHHAFIMLQTGHHASIMLQTNHHASIMLQTAHHASIMLQTNHHASIMLQTYHHASIMLQTDHHASIMLQTNHHASIMLQTGHHASIMLQTDHHAFIMLQTGHHASIMLQTDHHASIMLQTNHHASIMLQTGHHASIMLQTDHHAFIMLQTGHHASIMLQTDHHASIMLQTYHHASIMLQTDHHASIMLQTNHHASIMLQTGHHASIMLQTDHHAFIMLQTGHHASIMLQTDHHASIMLQTNHHASIMLQTGHHASIMLQTDHHAFIMLQTDHHASIMLQTDHHASIMLQTNHHASIMLQTGHHASIMLQTDHHAFIMLQTGHHASIMLQTDHHASIMLQTGHHASIMLQTGHHASIMLQTDHHASIMLQTGHHASIMLQTDHHASIMLQTNHHASIMLQTGHHASIMLQTDHHAFIMLQTGHHASIMLQTDYHASIMLQT